In Bacteroidales bacterium, one DNA window encodes the following:
- the lpxA gene encoding acyl-ACP--UDP-N-acetylglucosamine O-acyltransferase, translating to MNQPLAYVHPQAKVAKNVVIEPFVNIEKNVEIDEGTWIGSNVTIMEGARIGKNCRIFPGAVISAVPQDLKFAGEDTIVKIGDNTTVREFVTINRGTKANIETVIGNNCLLMAYVHIAHDCIIGNNVILANAAMLAGHITIDDWSIIGGMSAVHQFVQIGAHAFISGGALVRKDVPPFTKAAREPLAYVGINSIGLRRRGFSNERINAIQDIYRIMYLKGYNISQAVAIVEAEVPATTDRDEILSFISRSTRGLMKGYGKVDRRNG from the coding sequence ATGAATCAACCTTTAGCATACGTACATCCACAGGCCAAAGTGGCCAAAAATGTGGTTATCGAACCTTTTGTCAATATCGAGAAAAACGTTGAGATTGATGAGGGTACCTGGATCGGATCAAATGTTACCATCATGGAGGGAGCACGGATCGGTAAAAACTGCCGTATTTTCCCGGGTGCTGTAATATCGGCCGTTCCGCAGGACCTGAAATTTGCCGGTGAAGACACCATTGTTAAAATCGGAGACAACACTACGGTAAGGGAATTTGTCACGATCAACCGCGGCACCAAAGCCAACATCGAGACGGTGATTGGCAATAATTGCCTGCTGATGGCTTACGTTCATATAGCCCACGATTGTATTATCGGGAACAACGTAATTTTGGCCAATGCAGCCATGCTGGCCGGTCACATTACCATCGACGACTGGTCGATCATCGGGGGGATGTCAGCCGTTCACCAGTTTGTGCAGATCGGCGCTCATGCCTTCATTTCAGGGGGTGCACTGGTGCGAAAAGATGTTCCACCATTTACCAAGGCTGCACGCGAACCCCTTGCATACGTTGGAATCAACTCAATCGGGTTGCGTCGCAGAGGATTCTCCAACGAACGCATCAACGCCATTCAGGATATCTACAGAATCATGTATCTCAAAGGGTATAACATTTCGCAGGCCGTGGCTATTGTCGAAGCAGAAGTGCCGGCAACAACCGACAGGGATGAAATCCTTTCGTTTATCAGCAGATCCACACGCGGGCTGATGAAGGGTTACGGCAAGGTTGACCGGCGCAACGGCTAA